In Phragmites australis chromosome 24, lpPhrAust1.1, whole genome shotgun sequence, the following are encoded in one genomic region:
- the LOC133907779 gene encoding small GTPase LIP1-like, which translates to MRFWRDGGGSGAGSGRDLNGGPPCGQVRVLVVGDSGVGKSSLVHLLLKGSAVARPAQTIGCSVGAKHITYSSPGSSSNSIKGDAERNFFVELWDVSGHERYKECRSLFYSQINGVIFVYDLSQRKTKTNLNKWAVEVAESGTFSAPLGSGGPGGLPVPYLVIANKVDIAPRDGKRVSSGNLVDVARQWVEKQGLLPSSEELPLVESFPGNSGLLTAAKEARYDKEALIKFFRMLIRRRYFSNELPAPSPWSLTPREDTILPVETVNDEDLLQRKSYSSQSYKYNGVAPLPAQRNLTPPPTLYPQQPMSSSSENYRYHRFSSSSIPDAGSGRTSRAYINI; encoded by the exons atgaggttcTGGAGGGACGGCGGCGGGAGCGGGGCCGGTAGTGGGCGGGACCTCAACGGCGGGCCGCCCTGCGGCCAGGTGCGCGTCCTCGTCGTCGGCGACTCAG GTGTGGGGAAATCTTCTTTGGTACATCTCTTGTTAAAAGGTTCTGCAGTTGCTCGACCAGCCCAAACAATAGGATGCAGCGTGGGTGCTAAA CATATCACTTACAGTAGTCCAGGGAGTTCGTCTAATAGCATCAAGGGTGATGCTGAAAGGAACTTCTTTGTTGAGCTTTGGGATGTTTCAGGACATGAGCGTTACAAAGAGTGTCGTTCACTCTTTTATTCACAAATTAATG GTGTCATATTTGTTTATGACCTCTCTCAGAGGAAGACAAAGACAAATTTGaacaagtgggcagtggaggtTGCTGAATCTGGGACCTTTTCAGCTCCTCTTGGGTCTGGTGGTCCAGGTGGCCTTCCGGTTCCTTACCTAGTGATTGCTAACAAAGTGGATATTGCTCCAAGAGATGGTAAAAGAGTTAGCAGTGGAAATCTTGTTGATGTCGCTCGTCAATGGGTAGAAAAGCAAGGCCTACTTCCATCCAGCGAAGAACTTCCACTTGTAGAGAGCTTCCCTGGCAATTCTGGTCTGCTCAcg GCTGCCAAAGAGGCAAGATATGACAAAGAAGCTTTGATCAAGTTCTTCCGCATG TTGATAAGGAGAAGATATTTTTCAAATGAGCTTCCTGCTCCTAGCCCATGGTCACTCACTCCCAGAGAGGATACCATTCTTCCTGTTGAAACTGTGAATGATGAGGACCTGCTCCAAAGAAAAAG CTATAGCAGCCAGAGCTACAAATACAATGGAGTTGCTCCACTGCCTGCGCAGCGGAACCTAACTCCACCCCCCACACTCTACCCACAGCAGCCAATGTCTTCCTCGTCAGAGAACTACAGATACCACAGATTCTCCTCTTCGTCAATACCTGATGCAGGCAGTGGTCGAACAAGCCGAGCATACATCAATATATGA
- the LOC133907284 gene encoding putative disease resistance protein RGA4, protein MDSSSTAISFHVRSLAPLYTLVILQKMETAITAVAGELVSRIISFTINKYYGSKICLEEEVERLKHLLMRVHTVVEEADARYITNSGMLMQLKVLSEAMYRGYHALDTFKFQLHKESSMNKVSNSLSFSSANPLKRPRTIVDSTNKGKVLNLKVHGALGSLETIVANIAEFVSLLGGCERMSRRPYDAYLYIDNFMFGRLTEKQKLLNFLLDHNPPGAPAVLPIIGGLAFGKKTLVAHVCADERVRSHFSSILHLNGDNFLTVLGHERAILGMQLVVVEFVSEVDDVDWKAFYSFVTRTNRRSKVIIISKLERLARFGSVRPIFLNSLSYEEFWYLFKILAFGSANPSEHPRLVQIAEEFAMDLHMGGSLVAANALAEVLRGNLNAQLWLCILDRCRRVIDRNLSVYGEHLNLRLDQGHEVDLRDFSLHPASPLRIIPCTGSRSTTYVPVKKELPQVTFAELLVDPSVRPKGEFNLLSWESRLPPYTSFVHFAPNCTQDMPEGRPLSGRKRRGVTF, encoded by the coding sequence ATGGACAGTTCATCTACAGCTATCAGCTTTCATGTTCGCTCTTTAGCCCCCCTATACACTCTGGTGATTTTGCAGAAGATGGAAACTGCCATAACTGCGGTTGCAGGTGAACTCGTCAGCCGAATTATCTCCTTCACCATAAACAAGTACTACGGGAGCAAAATTTgcttggaggaggaggtggagaggttAAAACATCTCCTGATGAGAGTTCATACCGTTGTGGAGGAGGCAGATGCACGATACATCACAAACTCTGGAATGTTGATGCAGCTCAAGGTACTTTCGGAGGCCATGTATAGAGGCTACCATGCGCTGGATACCTTCAAATTCCAGCTCCACAAGGAAAGTTCCATGAACAAGGTTAGCAACTCactctccttctcttctgccAATCCTCTCAAACGTCCTCGCACAATTGTTGATTCAACGAACAAGGGCAAGGTCCTCAATCTTAAGGTTCATGGAGCATTGGGAAGCCTAGAAACAATTGTTGCTAACATAGCAGAGTTCGTTTCACTTTTGGGTGGGTGTGAACGCAtgtcccgtagaccctacgatgcatatctttacatcgaCAATTTCATGTTTGGTCGACTTACCGAAAAGCAGAAGCTCTTGAACTTTTTGTTGGATCATAACCCACCTGGTGCACCAGCAGTCCTTCCAATCATTGGTGGTCTTGCGTTTGGGAAGAAAACTTTGGTTGCTCATGTATGTGCTGATGAGAGGGTGCGATCGCACTTCTCTTCAATTTTGCATCTGAATGGAGACAACTTTCTGACTGTTCTCGGCCATGAAAGAGCTATATTGGGGATGCAGCTAGTGGTTGTTGAGTTTGTTTCAGAAGTAGATGATGTGGACTGGAAAGCATTTTATTCATTTGTTACAAGAACGAATAGAAGAAGCAAGGTAATCATAATAAGCAAACTTGAAAGGTTAGCGAGGTTTGGATCAGTAAGGCCAATTTTCCTTAATTCCTTGTCATATGAGGAGTTCTGGTACCTCTTCAAGATACTTGCATTCGGAAGTGCAAACCCGTCGGAACATCCACGACTAGTACAAATAGCAGAAGAATTTGCCATGGATTTGCATATGGGAGGATCACTTGTCGCAGCAAATGCATTAGCCGAAGTATTGAGAGGAAACCTGAATGCTCAGCTCTGGCTTTGCATATTGGACAGGTGCAGAAGAGTGATTGATAGGAACCTCTCCGTGTATGGTGAGCATCTAAACTTACGTCTTGATCAAGGTCATGAAGTAGACCTAAGAGACTTTTCTTTGCATCCTGCTTCTCCACTCCGCATCATACCTTGTACTGGTAGCAGAAGCACAACTTATGTTCCAGTGAAGAAGGAACTACCACAGGTGACCTTTGCAGAACTACTCGTAGATCCTTCCGTTAGGCCAAAAGGAGAATTCAATCTATTGTCATGGGAATCAAGGTTACCTCCTTATACTTCTTTTGTTCACTTTGCTCCAAATTGTACTCAAGATATGCCTGAAGGTAGACCTCTATCAGGGAGGAAGCGCCGAGGAGTGACTTTCTAA